The Sphingosinicellaceae bacterium genome includes the window GTGGCGATGAACCACCCCCGTCGCCCGACTACCTGCCGAAGCCGCTGCCGGATTGCCTTCTGCCCCGGGCGGTCGTGAAGGTGTCGGTTCGCCACCTTGAGGACGCTTGACAGGTCGGCCGCGCGCTCGGTTCCGTGCTCTGTCTTCAAAATACGCGAGTATCATCGCCAGCGCGATGGCAAGCCTCGCAACGCAGTATCGCCGAGGCGCTGGCGCATGACCCTCAAGTTCGCATCCGCATCGCAGCAGACGGATTGGCAAGTGATCTCCAGGTGGGTGGGCGCGCCCTTTACAAAGACCTCGGTCTTCGAACGATCGCCGAGTGGCAGGAACTTGGTGCGGGTGTGACGTGACATGATTGGGCGATTGCAGCGAATACTGCACACGGCCCGGCCGCCGTTAGACGGTTGGGAGCCAAGCGCCATGAATGCCAGGCGGAATGCGATGCGGAAGTCGGATCGACGCGACCGGCGGTTGCTCGATCTGGCGAGCGTCGATGATCTGGAGTGTGCTTGACGCCGCATCGGCACCGATCACCAGCCCGACCAGCCAGCCATCGTCCTCCGCGGCATTAGCGCTGCGCGGTACGAACACGAATTCACCCGGCACTGCGCCTGCGCCGAAGGTGTGCGCCTGGCGGGCACCAGTCTCGAGATCGTGCTTGAACAGTGGCGCCTCGCCGACCAGCGTCGGCCCGATGTGCTTTGGCAAGCCCATTGCATAGGCAAAGCGGTAGGGTCGGCCAGTGTGCCGCTCGTCGATGCGCGGCAGTTCCTGCGGCGTGACGTCGATGATGGCGCGATCGACGATGCCGGCGGAAGGGTCGATTGTCCAGCGCTCGAAGGCGCGCGGCAACGTGTCGGGCCCGGAATTTTCGCCGTCGAACATGCTCTCATAGGCGATCACGTCGAGCACTAGCCGGCCGTCCGGCAAATCGTGCGCGTTGGCGGTGTGAAAGACGAAGCACGGATCGATGGGTAGCCAGATGATATCGGCGGCACCGCCGGCGCGTGGCAGCAGCCCGATGCGCGCGGGATGTTTCGCATTCCAGCGGTACGGAAAGCCATGGCCGGCCATGACCGTCTTCAGCGACAGGGTCAGCGGCAGGTCGAGGATCAAGATGTACCGCGCCGTGATGGCGCAGTCGTGGATGAGCGGCCCGTGCTCGACCGGAATAACCACCGACCGCCGGACGCGTCCGTCGACGTCCACGACATTGTAGCGGATCCGTTTGGGATCGTTCGCCTCATAGCAGATCGCATGGAGTTCGCTGGTGTCCGGATCCCGGCGGGGATGCGCGGTGAACGAACCCGGAAGCGTGCCGCCGAAGTCGTCGTAGCTTTGCCCTTCGAGTTCCTCGCCGAACCGGACCGGCGTACTCCCGGCCTCGACAAGCGCAAAGGCCGCGCCACCGTGTCCCAGGATACTGGTGTTGACCGTGTCGAAGATGTGGCGCGGACCGGGCGCGGCCGCAATCTTGCGGACCTTCGCCACCTCCGTCGACCGGATCCAGCGGTTGCGATACCAGCAGGCCCGGCCATCGGCGATACGGATGCCGTGTAGCATCCCGTCGCCGGCAAAGAAGTGATAGCTACGCGGGTCGGGGGCAACCGGGTTCGGACCGATGCGGATGTAGCGACCGTCCAGTTCGGGCGGGATGACCCCGTCGAACGCAAGGTCTGTGAGCGTCAGTTCCTCGGTCATCGGCTGGTGGATACCGGTCAGCAGTGGGTGCGGTGCGTCGAGCACGGGCAACCGCCAACGATTGAACGACGCGATGCCGGAAATGATCGGCGAGGTCACTGCCCTGACCATACCCTCGATGAAGCCTGCGGCCGTTCCGGTCGTCGTCATGCTTAAACCACGCCCATCATCGGCTGCCTTTGCATCCGTGCCAAGGCAACCTCGCTGCAGCCCTGCGCGACAACGAACGGCACCGCCAAATGACGGCACGCGCTACGGATTTCGCCATGATCGTGGCCATTATTGTGGCCGTGATCATGGTTGTGTAGCAGCCGCTTCGATATCCGCTAAGGTCCGCGCGACGCACGGCACGCCAGGAGTGTAGCCGGTTTCCTCTAGCCGACCAGCATCAACGTCCGCTCGGCAGGTGCAATCATGACCTGCCGCCCCCACTCGAACGGCAGGAAGTCGTGCTCGATGCCGTCGGCGAAAATCACGCCGCCGTCGTTCATGCGCGACGTCACGGCGATCGCGCCCCCCGTGATCTTGCCCGAACGCAACCCGGTACCGGTGGCGACGCTGGGAAAAGGTTCGCGGACGAACCAGCCAACCGCCCGCTCGGCCGGCACGAGATCGATCTGCTGACCCGTTGCCGCCATGATCGAGCGGGCCCAGCCTGTCGCACCGGTGCCCGAGGCCACGATGAGCCCGCTCGACGACTGGTCCTCCGATGTGCCGTCGATGCTGAGCCGGTAGCGCGCCGACTGGTGGCTGCGGTGTCCGACGAACACCTCGTTGAGCGAAAGCAGCCGCTCGCCGCTGTCGAGGGTGGCCGCTACCATCGTCCGCTCCTCGGTCGCGGCGTCGCCATGCAGGCTCGCAATCAGCGTCGTGCCGAGGCGGCCGGCCGGCACGCGGACGAGAACGCCGTCGTACAAATCCGGCGCGGGATTGACGCCGAGCACGGGTTGGCCGTCGAGGTATTTGGCGACGTTGGCGACCAAACCGTCCTGACCGACCGCGACGATGATGTCCTCGGGGCCGAACAGGAAGCGGTCGAAGTCGGCGCGGCGGACGAGTGTCTGCCGCCAGTCGGGGGCAACGGCAGCCCGGGCTGCCTTCAGCGTCGCTTCGAACTGCAGATGGCGATTTTCGACGTCGGCAAGGCGCTGGCCCCGCGTGTCGAGAAAGAACCGAGCCTGCTCGCGCGTCGCGTGGCGCGCGAGCAACTGTTCATAGTCGGTTTCACGGGTGACGAACACCGCACGCGGACTGTTCGTCGTCACCGATCACTCGCGTCCACGAGCACCGGCGGTGCCTTGCGGAACTCGCCCAGCACGCTCGCGAGCAGGTCGGGGGTGACGTTCAGATGCTCGATGGTATCGAGCTTGCCAGCCAGCTCGCGTGCCGCCAGTCCCAGCAGGACGGCGGGCGGCAGGTCGCGGTAGATGCTGATCCTCGCCCGCTCGGCTTCGGCATTGGCGCTTTCGAGAGTGCGCGTACGCTCGGCCGCGGCTGCAGCTTCGATCTGCTGCGCTTCGGCGAGACCGGTGGCACGCTCGCGTGCATTGCCGGTTTCCTCCGCGATCAACAGTTTCTCGCGCCGCGCCAGCTCGATCCGATTGCCGAGTTCGTTCTCGGCGATGGCGCGTTCCTTGTCGACGGCGAGCGCCCGGCGCTCGAACATCGCCTGGTCGGCCTTTTGCTGCAGCGCTTCGAACGTCGGCGTCTGCAGGGCGCGCTCCAGCTCACTCGACGGCGCGATGCTCGTCAGGCGCACGGCGACCACCGCGACGCCGATCTCCGCCAGCGAGGGATCGCTGGCTAGCGCCGCCTCCAGTCGCAGCCTGAGCGGATCGAGACCGGCGTCGAGCAAGGCGCGGACGGGAGCCTCGGCAAGATACTGCGAGGTCGCCTGGTTGAGCAGGCCCGCGAGCCGGGTTTCGAGGCGCTCGATCGGCTCGCCCTGATGGCGCCCGGTGAACAACCCGATGCTGAAGTCGACGCGCCCCGCCAGCTGCTCGGGATCGGCAACCCGCCATGCCAGCGTGCCCTGCACCGCGACGGTCTGGAAATCCTGGCTGCGGCCCTTCACGAACAGCGTCATCTCGCGGTCGTCCATCGGCAGTTCGGCAATGCTCGTCGTCTCGGGGCGGAACCAGAAGACGAGCCCGCGACCGCTCTGCCGAACCCGGCCGTTGCGATAGCGAATGACATGGTTCGAGGCGTCGCTGCGGAGCTGGGCGAGAAAACCGAAGTTTTTGATATAGGCCATGTCAGGCTCCTTTTGTCGGACGGTAGAGATAGAGTTCAGCGGGGCGGAACGAGGTGCCGGCCTCGCGCTCGCCGGTCGCCTGCAGCCAGCCCTTGTCGAGCATGCGGCGGCGAAAGGCGGGCTTGTTCAGGCGAACCCCGAGGATCGCCTCGTGGACGTCCTGGAGCTGGCGCAGGGTGAAGCGCTCGGGCAGGAGCGCGAACCCAACGGCGGAATAGTCGAGCTTGCCGCGCAGGCGCAGCATGGCCTGACCGAGAACATGATCGTCGCCATCGGCGAGCTCCAGCGGGCATTGCTCGGGGTCGTGGACTTGAACGGGGCCGCCGGTTTCGTCGGCCCATGGGACCACTACATCGGCGACCGTCAGGCCCTTGCCGCTTCTCAGCGACCGGGCGAGGCTATCGCCCGCAAGCAGCGCCAGATAGGCGATCGTGACGACGCGCGGACCGGGTGCGCGGATAACGTCCTCGAACGTGTAGAGCTGTTCGGCATAGATTTGATCGATACCCGCCTGCGCTTGCAGGATCCGCTGTGCGGCGTCGTCGAGCGCCTCGCCAGTTTGCAGGCCGTCACCAGGGAGCGAACAGACTCCGCCATTGCCATTGGTCAGAAGGACAGCGATGCCGCCGTCGACCAGGGCCAGGGCAATCAGCTTGACCCTGATCTCGACCAGAGCCGCATCCTTCGACTCCACATTGTCCACGGCATCACCTTATACGCTCTACACGCATTAGTTAGTCGTAGAACAAATATATGTCAATCGGGCCACGCGTAATATGCGCGGTACTAGCCATGGTCTCGAGCTGGCCGCCGTCCGTAATGCGGGCGCGCGGCAGACGAAGTGCCGATTTCGTCGGTCCGCGTTCGAGCCGGCCAAGTAGTGGATGCTCCGGCTAACACGCAGTCGGTCAGCGGACTCGCCGTCTGCGTTGGCCTCAGCGCGCTGATCGACGTGCGCAACGTCTGAATCGGCCTAGGCATGTCTCGCGGCTCGGCGATCAGTGGCTGTACTGATGTAAGCGTCGGCGTTACCCACTCCATTGTCTCGGGAACTTCACTGACCAACGGGCACTGCGCGCTTGTGCAGTGGGTGCACCCGAAAGATTCACGCGACAGCCTCGTGCTCTCAATTTTGCAGTGTCGTGTCGAGTTCCCTGCTAATATCTGGAGCTGCGTTCTTCGAACCGCGGCGCCGGAGGCCGTCGCGCCAGCGAGATCTTGGCGCGCGGCGTGGTGCGAGAGCCGCCCGATAAAGGCGAACGACGAGATCGCCGGCCGCCGGCACGGTGACCTGCTCGGGTCCAAGGAATGCGAGCTCTCCCCCGGTTCTTACGATAGCGATTGGCCAGCCGTCGTCCGCGACACGCTCTTTCTCGGCTTCAGTCCCGTTGCATGGCTCGACTACAAATGCCGCTCCTGCTTCCATGAGCTCGCCCAGTCGCTGTTGGGTCATGGTCGCCTCTATCGCAATCTTGCCGCGCCACTCGCGGGACGCCTGATGCCGGGTGCCAGCTTCGTCGGTGGCAAGCTGGTGAACCCGTTCGCGTCCAAGCTCCGGGGCGAAGCGCGTACAGACCAAGGCATTATAGGCGTCATCGGGGGTCGCGGCGAGGACCTGCTCGACATCTCGCAGATCGACAACCTCCTCGCCGATAACGGACAGCACTTCGACCCGCAGCGTCGGCAACCCGGCAAGGCGCGCTGCCTTGAGGGCGAGTGCGGAGCGGTCCACGATAATGATGGGAATACCCAAACCCTGAAGCGTCTCGCCCAATCCGACTGTCCATCGCGACGCACCGACGATCAGGAGCCCGCCATGGCCACCCGAAGCGAGCCCGAGCCGTCGTGCCAACGGGGCGAGCGAGAGGCCGTGCAACAACACTGTCGAGGCAATGACGGCGAATACCAGCGGCAGAACGAGACGCGCGTCAGCATAGCCCGCCCGTGCCAACTGCTCGCCGGCAACCCCGGCGATTGCTGCCGCGACGACGCCACGCGGCCCGATCCAGCCGACCAGCAATCTCTCGCGCCAGCTGACCTTCGCGCCGATCGTGGCGAGCGAAATGGCCAGTGGTCGCACGATAAACAGGATCACCAGCGTCGTTGCAGCAATCGGCCAACTGAGCATCGTAACGGTCTGCCGATCGATGTTGGCGGTTAGCAGGATGAACAGTCCGGATACCAAGAACACAGTCAGTGATTCCTTGAACCGGCGAAGCTCCTGCAAGCCTGTCACCTCGATGTTGGCAAGGACGACGCCGAACAATGTGGCTCCGACCAGACCTGTTTCGGGCTGTATCGCCTCGCCGGCGGCGTAAACTGCAAGCGCGCCCGCAAGCAGGATCGGCGTCTTGAGATATTCCGGGGCGAGATCGCGGCTGAAGAGCGCGCGGATGCCGAACGGCACGACGAGGCCCAGGGCGGCGGCGATACCGGCACCGAGCGCCGTATGCCAGGCCAAGTGTACGATCGCCGCGCCGCCGCTCATCGTCGTCGACAACGTCAGGTAGCTCAGCACGAGCAGGGTCAGCGTCGCCCCGATCGGATCGTTGACGATTGCCTCCCACCGCAGAAATGCCGCAGCGCGCGGCTCCAGCTTGGCCTGGCGCAGCAGCGGCATGATGACGGTTGGACCGGTGACAACGAGGATTGCGCCGACGAGGACCGCCACTGGCCAGGACAAACCGCCAACCCAGTGTCCGGCAAGCGTGCCCATCAGCCAGTTCAAGGGAAGTGCAACCGCCACCAAACGCAGCACGCCCGAACCCGCGGAGCGCAGCTCCCGCAAGTTGAGGTTGAGGCCGCCTTCAAAAACGATGATCGCTACCGCCATGCCAATCGCGGGGCGCATGACGTCGCCCAATGCTGCCGACGGACGTACGAGCCCGCCGATGGGCCCGAGTATCGCACCAATGACCAGGAGCGGGATGATCGCCGTTACGCGAAACTTCCAGCCCAACCACTGGCCGAATACCCCAGCGACGGCCACGCCGACGACGAGCAGAAGGATCGTGTCTTCCACGAGGCGTTCCTGAAAAAGTGGGTGTGTCGAAGAACGCTTACCGAATGTGGCGGGGGCCCACCGACAGACAAGAATGTCATTCGTGACCGTCGCCGGGCACGAGCCCGATGGCATGATGAGCTCGGGCAAGGAGCGCTAGCCGTTCCCGAGACAGCGACTGCGGCTTGTCCCTGACGCTTCGAGCGCCTCGCCTTATCGGGCGTTCATTATCAGATGCGAGAAAGGCGCTAGAAACTCATATCCGGACTCTAGGAGCGCTTCGCGGTCTCCTGACTCCGCTCGTCCATTCAGTTTCCGGACCTTCAATCGGCCTGCCGGTCTACCGGCATAGGTTGGCGGTAAGCTACCGCTTAATCCGCGGCATACCCATGAAATCTCGCTTGCCGAGCTTCACACCTTGCGCTCGCAGGATCGCGTACGCAGTTGTGGCATGGAAATAGAAGTTAGGCTGCGCGAACGAGAGCAGGAAATTCGCGCCCGTGAAAGGCAGTCGGCTCTCTCCAAACGCGAACTGCGTGTCGCTCTCCGCAAGTGCGTCGAAAGTCGTCCGTTCGATTGCCTCTAGACTCGCAACCGCCGTCTGCAGGACGCCATGCAAACCGGCAAAGTCGGTCGGCCACGGCGTTAGGTCGGGGGAAAAGGTTCCGGCCCGCACGCCTTCGATACCGCCGATGGAATGCACTGCGCACGACTTCACCTGATAACCGAACGGCAACATGTCGGGCGCCAAGCGCGCATCGATCAGATCGGCCTCCGTCCGTCCATGCTCGGAGCAAAACGCTGCCGCCTTGTCGAGCAAAGCATCCACCGCCCCCAGGATCTGGAGGTTGGACGGTACCACGGCGTCATAGAGTGAAAAGGTCATCGTACGGCTCCAATCCGAGATCCCGCCGTATGCAGAGTCTTAACGCCCTCGTCCACGTGGGTTCGCAACAGATTATTCAAACGGCTGCCCGCCGCATATTGATTCAGAATCGGACGTCTATTGGCGCTCAGTCGTTCCTAAAACCGTACAACAACGGCCGCTCAAGTATGCCTGCGCACGACTCCTTAAGAGCAATCAGCCATAACGTGGGCCGGATGAGACGTCCGCCCAGCGCCTTCGGAAGACGTGAGACGGCTTGGCGGCCCCTGGCGCCTTTCGCAGCGCTCTTCGTCCTACTTATTCTGTTTGCAGTCGGGGGTATGCTTGTCATCGCCTATGAAGCAGACCGCAGCGATGCCGTTCGCGCGCGCGAGGCGGTCGCCCGCACGTTCACAGGAATGCTAACGCGCCTTGATTCTGCTGTAGCCATGAACGCCGGTACGCCGCAGATTGCCGGCTCCCTGTCCGGTCAGCGTGCAAAACCGGATTCTGCATATGGATATTTCAATTTCACGCTCAGCGAAGCGCTTGGATATTACGGTACCATCGTTCTAAATCAGGATGGATCGGCCTTTGCGGGCACACATCTTGGCTTGCCGTGGACCGGACCGGCACTTGTAGAAGCCGCTCGGATTGTCGCGCCCATCGCAGCAAGGCTCCCGATGCGAGGCGCGAGTACAGTGCACGCGCTCGTTCGCGATAAGTCGGGTCAGGTATTGGCAATTGCAGTTGCTAATGTTGCTTCGAGCAGTAGCGAGGCGGCCAGCGGGGCCGTTGCACCGCCGCGACGATTGGCGATTATTGCGCCTGTCGGTTTGCAAGTCATGCCGAAAATGCTGCCCAGTCTCGATGTTGAGGACTTTAGGATCGCCGCTGCCGGCCGGGATGGCAACGCTGTGACGATCCCGGTCGAGAACGGGCCGCCGATCGTGTTTACGTGGCGCCCGAGGACCCCCGGTCGTGCCGCCATTGGTCGGTGGGCTCCCGCTATTGGGATACTGCTTCTAGCCGCGCTTATCATGCTGACGCTTGCCGGTCGGATGAGCATGGCGGCTACCCGAGCTCTCGAACGATTGGCGCACCATGATTCTTTGACGGGGCTCGCCAATCGCGCGGCTTTCCGAGATGAGCTCGACCGCAGGCTTGGACACGGGGAGGCGGTCGCCCTCGGCCTGATCGATCTCAACGGCTTTAAATCGGTTAACGATCAATATGGGCATCCGGTCGGCGACGGTTTGCTTCAAGCCGTTGCGGCCGAGCTTGCTGGGTCGGCCAACCCAGGTGACTTCGTCGCCCGGCTCGGCGGCGACGAGTTCGCCTGGCTGTGCAGTTCACACACCGCGGCTCTGCGGCTTTCTGAGGCTTTTGCTGATCGTATCGCGCGCCCGTTTTCCGTCGATGGGATCTCTCTGCAGATAGGTGCCGCAGTGGGGATCGCAGTGGCACATGCCGGCTTGACGGCAACTGCACTCATGGCGGTCGCAGATGCTCGTCTTTACGAGAGCAAGCCTATTTCCCGGCACGCAGGAGTCGCGGGCAGTGATTCACTAAGGCCTGTTGAAATATAAGGCCTCCGCCAACATTAAGAAGAGCTTTTGACAGCGGTCGCCATCGTGCTCGCCCCTCAGCGGTAATACGAGCAGGCCCAACCGGCCCTATCAATGGGCTTGGCGGCGTGGTCGTGCCAAGTAAGGACCGGAAGGCGGTCGCCTCCTGGTGCCGGGGGGACTCGGCATTCGCCTCGAACTCTGGGGAGAGGCGAGTGCTGAGACCTGGTCTAGGCAGCGACTACGGTCCGGCGCCGTCTGATAAAACCAACAAGCCCGAATCCAGCGACCATCAAAGTCCAGCTGGCCGGCTCGGGAACCGCGGCGAACGCGCGCGCATCGAACACAGACCGGCTGACGTCTGAACCGATCACGAGACTCGCATCGGTGTCGAACCGCCAATGCACACCGCCCCAGACGCGGGCATTTGCAAACTCGGTGGTGGCGTCGGCGAGACTATTCCAACAACGCGTCGTCGGCCCATCCAGGCAGAAATGGTAACTGTTGCCCAACAGCCCCTCGAGAACTCCGTCG containing:
- a CDS encoding carotenoid oxygenase family protein, which translates into the protein MVRAVTSPIISGIASFNRWRLPVLDAPHPLLTGIHQPMTEELTLTDLAFDGVIPPELDGRYIRIGPNPVAPDPRSYHFFAGDGMLHGIRIADGRACWYRNRWIRSTEVAKVRKIAAAPGPRHIFDTVNTSILGHGGAAFALVEAGSTPVRFGEELEGQSYDDFGGTLPGSFTAHPRRDPDTSELHAICYEANDPKRIRYNVVDVDGRVRRSVVIPVEHGPLIHDCAITARYILILDLPLTLSLKTVMAGHGFPYRWNAKHPARIGLLPRAGGAADIIWLPIDPCFVFHTANAHDLPDGRLVLDVIAYESMFDGENSGPDTLPRAFERWTIDPSAGIVDRAIIDVTPQELPRIDERHTGRPYRFAYAMGLPKHIGPTLVGEAPLFKHDLETGARQAHTFGAGAVPGEFVFVPRSANAAEDDGWLVGLVIGADAASSTLQIIDARQIEQPPVASIRLPHRIPPGIHGAWLPTV
- a CDS encoding NAD(+)/NADH kinase codes for the protein MTTNSPRAVFVTRETDYEQLLARHATREQARFFLDTRGQRLADVENRHLQFEATLKAARAAVAPDWRQTLVRRADFDRFLFGPEDIIVAVGQDGLVANVAKYLDGQPVLGVNPAPDLYDGVLVRVPAGRLGTTLIASLHGDAATEERTMVAATLDSGERLLSLNEVFVGHRSHQSARYRLSIDGTSEDQSSSGLIVASGTGATGWARSIMAATGQQIDLVPAERAVGWFVREPFPSVATGTGLRSGKITGGAIAVTSRMNDGGVIFADGIEHDFLPFEWGRQVMIAPAERTLMLVG
- a CDS encoding SPFH domain-containing protein — encoded protein: MAYIKNFGFLAQLRSDASNHVIRYRNGRVRQSGRGLVFWFRPETTSIAELPMDDREMTLFVKGRSQDFQTVAVQGTLAWRVADPEQLAGRVDFSIGLFTGRHQGEPIERLETRLAGLLNQATSQYLAEAPVRALLDAGLDPLRLRLEAALASDPSLAEIGVAVVAVRLTSIAPSSELERALQTPTFEALQQKADQAMFERRALAVDKERAIAENELGNRIELARREKLLIAEETGNARERATGLAEAQQIEAAAAAERTRTLESANAEAERARISIYRDLPPAVLLGLAARELAGKLDTIEHLNVTPDLLASVLGEFRKAPPVLVDASDR
- a CDS encoding NUDIX hydrolase; the protein is MDNVESKDAALVEIRVKLIALALVDGGIAVLLTNGNGGVCSLPGDGLQTGEALDDAAQRILQAQAGIDQIYAEQLYTFEDVIRAPGPRVVTIAYLALLAGDSLARSLRSGKGLTVADVVVPWADETGGPVQVHDPEQCPLELADGDDHVLGQAMLRLRGKLDYSAVGFALLPERFTLRQLQDVHEAILGVRLNKPAFRRRMLDKGWLQATGEREAGTSFRPAELYLYRPTKGA
- a CDS encoding sodium:proton antiporter → MEDTILLLVVGVAVAGVFGQWLGWKFRVTAIIPLLVIGAILGPIGGLVRPSAALGDVMRPAIGMAVAIIVFEGGLNLNLRELRSAGSGVLRLVAVALPLNWLMGTLAGHWVGGLSWPVAVLVGAILVVTGPTVIMPLLRQAKLEPRAAAFLRWEAIVNDPIGATLTLLVLSYLTLSTTMSGGAAIVHLAWHTALGAGIAAALGLVVPFGIRALFSRDLAPEYLKTPILLAGALAVYAAGEAIQPETGLVGATLFGVVLANIEVTGLQELRRFKESLTVFLVSGLFILLTANIDRQTVTMLSWPIAATTLVILFIVRPLAISLATIGAKVSWRERLLVGWIGPRGVVAAAIAGVAGEQLARAGYADARLVLPLVFAVIASTVLLHGLSLAPLARRLGLASGGHGGLLIVGASRWTVGLGETLQGLGIPIIIVDRSALALKAARLAGLPTLRVEVLSVIGEEVVDLRDVEQVLAATPDDAYNALVCTRFAPELGRERVHQLATDEAGTRHQASREWRGKIAIEATMTQQRLGELMEAGAAFVVEPCNGTEAEKERVADDGWPIAIVRTGGELAFLGPEQVTVPAAGDLVVRLYRAALAPRRAPRSRWRDGLRRRGSKNAAPDISRELDTTLQN
- a CDS encoding DUF1993 domain-containing protein gives rise to the protein MTFSLYDAVVPSNLQILGAVDALLDKAAAFCSEHGRTEADLIDARLAPDMLPFGYQVKSCAVHSIGGIEGVRAGTFSPDLTPWPTDFAGLHGVLQTAVASLEAIERTTFDALAESDTQFAFGESRLPFTGANFLLSFAQPNFYFHATTAYAILRAQGVKLGKRDFMGMPRIKR
- a CDS encoding GGDEF domain-containing protein; the encoded protein is MLVIAYEADRSDAVRAREAVARTFTGMLTRLDSAVAMNAGTPQIAGSLSGQRAKPDSAYGYFNFTLSEALGYYGTIVLNQDGSAFAGTHLGLPWTGPALVEAARIVAPIAARLPMRGASTVHALVRDKSGQVLAIAVANVASSSSEAASGAVAPPRRLAIIAPVGLQVMPKMLPSLDVEDFRIAAAGRDGNAVTIPVENGPPIVFTWRPRTPGRAAIGRWAPAIGILLLAALIMLTLAGRMSMAATRALERLAHHDSLTGLANRAAFRDELDRRLGHGEAVALGLIDLNGFKSVNDQYGHPVGDGLLQAVAAELAGSANPGDFVARLGGDEFAWLCSSHTAALRLSEAFADRIARPFSVDGISLQIGAAVGIAVAHAGLTATALMAVADARLYESKPISRHAGVAGSDSLRPVEI
- a CDS encoding PEPxxWA-CTERM sorting domain-containing protein → MHWRFDTDASLVIGSDVSRSVFDARAFAAVPEPASWTLMVAGFGLVGFIRRRRTVVAA